Part of the Brevibacillus brevis genome is shown below.
ACAGCTACCGTAAAGGAGCTGGGACGTGAGATCGATCACGTCATCAACATCAACGTTCGTCGGGAACTGCTGATTGAACGTCTGACTGGTCGCTGGATCTGCCCAGTATGCGGGGCTAGCTATCATACGATGTTCAACCCTCCAAAAGAGGCGGGCGTGTGTGACAAAGATGGCGGCAAGTTGTATCAGCGTGACGATGACAAGCCGGAAGTGGTTGCACAACGTCTGGATGTCAACATCGCTCAAACACAACCGCTCATCGATTATTACTCCGCTCAGGGGCTCCTGCGAGATATCAATGGGGAACAAGATATCCAGGTCGTGTTTGCGGAAATTAAGTCGTTGCTAAGAGGGTAATTGCCGAATGATTATCCTGAAGTCGAAAGCAGAGCTTGAGGTTATGCGCGAAGCTGGTCGTATCGTCGCACTCACCCATCAAGAACTGGCCAAGGCGATCAAGCCTGGTGTCACGACGAAGCAATTGGACGAAATTGCCGAGACGTTTATCCGTAGCATGGGAGCAATTCCATCGTTTAAAGGCTACGGTGGCTTTCCAGGAAGTATCTGTGCTTCAGTCAATGAAGAACTCGTACACGGGATCCCAGGAAAACGTACGTTGCAAGAAGGAGACATCATCAGTTTGGACATTGGTGCCCAGTTTCAGGGCTTCCATGGAGACTCCGCTTGGACGTATCCGGTTGGCACGATTTCCACAGAAAATCAGAATCTCTTGCGAGTGACAGAAGAGTCGCTGTACAAGGGGCTTGAAAAAGCCGTACCGGGTGCACGGTTGTCTGATATCTCTCATGCGATTCAGGTTCATGCAGAAGCTGCCGGCTTCACTCTCGTTCGCGAGTATGTGGGGCATGGGATTGGGCAAAACTTGCACGAAGATCCGCAGGTTCCGAACTACGGGCCTCCCGATCGAGGTCCACGGTTGAAACCGGGCATGGTGTTGGCAATTGAGCCAATGGTAAATGCCGGCGAACGTTATGTCCGCACATTGGAGGACAATTGGACGGTAGTAACAGTGGATCGGAAAACATGTGCTCATTTTGAACACACCATCGCGATTACGGAAGATGGCTATGAGATTTTTACACGGGCGTAAACGGGAATTCCTTGGATTGGGATTGTCGTCCAACGTGTCGACGATAAGTTCGTTGTGTGATCATTTCGCAAAACTCATGGTCTGACTGAAGAGCAGAAGAAAGGAGAGTTTACCATGGCAAAAGATGATGTAATTGAGGTGGAAGGTACGGTAATCGAGCCTTTGCCGAATGCTATGTTTCGGGTAGAATTGGAGAATGGACACAAGATCCTTGCTCACGTCTCCGGAAAAATCCGCATGCACTTTATCCGTATCCTGCCTGGGGATAAAGTAACTGTTGAACTGTCGCCGTACGACTTGACCCGCGGTCGTATTACGTACCGCTATAAATAGTAAGCAAAACCCCTAGAAAAGGGAGGCAAGAACCATGAAAGTGAGACCTTCGGTTAAACCGATCTGCGAGAAATGCAAGGTTATCCGTCGTAAAGGTAACGTAATGGTTATTTGTGAAAATCCTAAGCATAAGCAAAAACAAGGGTAAACAAGGAGGTGCTTTTTACACATGGCACGTATTGCAGGCGTTGACTTGCCGCGTGAAAAACGCGTTGAAGTCGCTCTTACCTACATCTTTGGTATTGGCCGCCCCACGTCTCAAAAAATTCTGTCCGCCACTGGCGTAGATGTGAACACTCGCGTTCGTGATCTGACAGAAGACGAAGTTGCAAAACTTCGTGAGTACATCGACAAAACCGTGAAGGTGGAAGGCGATCTCCGCCGTGAGATTTCCTTGAACATCAAGCGCCTGATGGAAATCGGCTGCTTCCGCGGTATCCGTCACCGTCGTGGACTCCCTGTTCGCGGTCAACGTACTAAAACAAATGCTCGTACGCGCAAAGGCCCACGCCGTACAGTAGCAAACAAGAAGAAGTAAAGGAGGGTAATCTGACATGGCGAAAAGAAAACAGGCTACAGCTACTCGTACCCGTCGTCGCGATCGCAAAAATGTGGAAGTCGGCGTAGCACACATCCGCTCCACGTTTAACAACACGATCGTAACCATCACCGATCCACACGGAAATGCGATCTCTTGGTCCAGTGCTGGTGCCCTCGGCTTCAAGGGCTCCCGCAAAAGCACTCCGTTTGCTGCGCAAATGGCTGCTGAAGCGGCTGCTCGTGTGGCAATGGAGCACGGCATGCGCTCTTGCGAAGTGTCCGTAAAAGGACCGGGCGCTGGTCGTGAAGCTGCGATCCGTTCCCTGCAAGCCGCTGGTCTTGAAGTGAACATGATCAAAGACGTGACGCCAATTCCGCACAACGGTTGCCGTCCACCAAAACGTCGCCGCGTGTAACTGGTTTATATTGTTCAGAACATGTCCATACTAGAATGGTAAATTCTGATTTATAGCTTGTCATGCACGCAAACGGTAAACCGCCGGGGAAATTCCTGAGTGGGCACGTATGCGGCCCACCCAAGGATTTCGACGTTTTGAAGGAGGGTTTGTTTAATGATAGAAATAGAAAAACCGAAAATCGAGGTTGTGGAAGTTAGCGACGACAACTCGTATGGTAAGTTTGTGGTAGAACCTCTGGAGCGTGGCTACGGTACTACCCTCGGCAACTCGCTTCGACGGATTCTCCTTTCGTCCTTGCCAGGCGCAGCAGTTCGTACCGTGCAAATCGACGGGGTTCTTCACGAATTCTCTACGGTTGAAGGCGTCGTTGAAGATGTAACCGAGATCATCCTGAACATCAAAGGCTTGGCGCTGAAGATCCATTCCGATGAAGAAAAAGTAATCGAGATCGATGCAGAAGGCGAAGGCGTTGTCAAAGCGGGGGATATCCGTGCTGACAGTGATGTGGAGGTCTTAAACCCTGATCTTCATATTGCAACGTTGGCCAATGGCGGCCGTCTGCACATCCGCATGACAGCTGGACGTGGTCGTGGTTATGTTCAATCTGATGGAAACAAATCGGAAGACCTGCCAATTGGTGTGATTCCGATCGATTCGATCTACACGCCGATCAAGCGCGTCAACTATCAAGTGGAAAACACCCGTGTAGGGCAAATGACCAACTATGACAAGTTGACCCTTGAGGTTTGGGCAAACGGCAGCATTAGTCCGGAAGAAGCCGTGAGTCTCGGCGCCAAAATCATGACGGAGCACCTGAACCTGTTCGTCGGTCTGACCGATGAGGCGAAAGATGCGGAAATCATGGTGGAAAAGGAAGAAGACAAGAAAGAGAAAGTGCTCGAGATGACGATCGAAGAACTGGATCTTTCTGTTCGTTCCTACAACTGCTTGAAGCGTGCCGGCATCAACACCGTGCAAGAGCTCACGCAGAAGACCGAAGAGGACATGATGAAAGTGCGCAACCTGGGACGCAAATCTCTGGAAGAGGTACAAGAAAAGTTGGCTGAGTTGGGACTGTCCCTCCGCAGCGACGACTAGAGACATAAGTCACCCTAGGGCACGCTCTGTTCTCTCGAGTACATCCCCAGACCAGGGGATTACAGATCTGGCATCGCAGCTGCAGAGCGATCTGCGAGCGCGGCCAGCTTGAAAAAGGAGGTAAGAACATGGCATACCGTAAATTGGGTCGTCGTAGCGATGCTCGTAAAGCGCTGTTCCGCGACTTGGTAACTGACCTGATCATCAACGAGCGCATCGAAACTACGGAGATGAAGGCGAAAGAACTGCGCCCAATCGCTGAAAAAATGATTACGCTCGCGAAACGTGGCGATCTGCACGCTCGTCGTCAAGTAGCTGCTTTTGTTCGTAAAGAAGTGGCAAACGCTGAAGGACGCGATGCAGTTCAAAAACTGTTCGATGAACTCGCTCCTCGTTTTAAAGAGCGCAACGGCGGATACACTCGTATCCTGAAAGCCGGCCCTCGCCGCGGCGACGCTGCTCCGATGGCGTACATCGAATTCGTGTAAGAGGTTCATACAAACTGGTCGTTTCACCACGGACCAGGGACTCGTTCTCTGGCCTGGAAAACAACCGCGAAAAGGGTGGGGGCAGATCTGGTCATAGGCTGGACTCTGATTCAACCCTTTTTTCCTTTATGGAGAGAAGTGTAGCTTCACCCTTTCGCTGCTCATATCCCTGTGAAGGCTGGGGAGGATGTGAACGCCTCATGAATGAGGAGAGCTTGCTGGCATTTCGCGATGTATCCTTTTCGTACGACGGTGACGAGGGTCAGCGGGTACCGGTCCTCAAAAGCGTGGACCTGACGTTTGAAAAAGGCTCGTTTGTTTCCGTGCTCGGGCACAATGGATCGGGCAAATCTACGCTGGCAAAGCTGATGAACGCCCTGCTATTGCCGGAGGATGGCGTGGTACTGGTCAGCGGTTTCGATACCAAAGACGGAGAAGTGCTGTGGGAAATCCGCCGCCACGTCGGGATGGTCTTTCAAAACCCGGACAACCAGATTGTCGGAGCCACGGTCGAGGATGATGTGGCGTTTGGCCTGGAAAACATGGGGGTAGACCCGCAGGAGATGCGCAGACGGATTGACGATGCGTTGCAGTCTGTCGGCATGGAGAAGTATTTGCTGGCACAGCCGCATCGCTTGTCCGGAGGGCAGAAGCAGCGGGTAGCCATCGCGGGCATCATGGCGATGAGACCGTCTGTAATCATCTTGGATGAGGCGACAGCCATGCTCGATCCGCAGGGCAGACAGGAAGTCATGCTCCTCGCACGCCGTCTCAATCAAGAAGAGGGCATCACAATCATCAACATTACCCATTTTCCCGAAGAGGCGGTCTACTCCGATCGGGTGACGGTTATGAATGCGGGAGAAGTCCTGATGGAGGGTTCGCCGCAGGAAGTATTCAGTCAGGTGGATCGGCTTTGGGCGGCTGGGCTGGACGTTCCATTCGCAGTGCGGGTGCGTCATGCTTTGGCAGCCAAAGGAATCGATCTACCATTTGTACTGCACCAAGAGGAGCTGGTGGAGCACGTATGCAGATTACTTTTGACCAAGTAAGCCACATCTACGGCAAAGGAACGCCGTTTGAACGGCTTGCGTTGAAAGAGGTTTCCTTGACGATTCCGTCAGGTTCCTTTGTTGGCATTATCGGGCAAACCGGCTCCGGGAAATCGACCTTGATCCAGCATTTGAACGGGCTGCTTTCCCCGTCATCGGGCCGGATCGTTTTGGGAGATGTGGTGATTACCCCTACCCAGCGACTCCCCCATGCCAGACGACGAGATATCGGCCTAGTGTTTCAATACCCCGAGCACCAGCTGTTCGAAGAGACTGTAGCCAAAGACGTCTCCTTTGGCCCGCTCAATTTTGACTTGCCTGCGGAAATGGTCGAATCGCGGACACGAGAGTCGTTGGAGGTCGTCGGACTCGATTACGATACAGTCAAAGACCGCTCCCCCTTTCAGCTGAGCGGCGGGCAAATGAGGCGTGTTGCCATCGCGGGCGTTTTGGCCATGCAGCCGAAAGTGCTGGTGCTGGATGAACCGACGGCTGGACTGGATCCTGCCGGTCGCAAGGCAATCCTGGAAGGGATTCATCGCATTCATCGACAGCAGGGCTTGACCACGCTTTTGGTTACGCACAGCATGGAGGAAGCTGCCCGCTATGCCGATTACTTGCTCGTCATGTCGGCGGGACAAGTTGTACTGCAGGGGACGCCCGGCGAGGTGTTCACGCAGGCAGACCTGTTGAAAAAGCTTTCTCTCGATGTGCCGGAGACGGTCGCGATGGTTTCCCAGATGAATCAATGCTTGCCGGAAGACGAACAGCTGCCCCGATCTCTTTATCGCGAGGAAGCGCTGATCGACCATTTGCTTACGCGGCTTTCCGTGCTGAAGGAGGGCTAGGCATGCTGCAAAATATTGCGATAGGGCAATACGTGCCGGGACAGTCCTTTATCCATCGGACCGATCCGCGGAGCAAGCTGCTCTTTATCATCCTTTTTGCGACATTGGTATTTTTGGCGAACAATACGGTGACCTACGCGGTTCTTGTTGCCTTTACCCTGCTGGTCGGGCTGCTCTCCCGCCTTTCCATCGGCTATATCTTGAAAAGCTTGAAGCCTGTATGGATCCTGATCCTGTTAACCGTGATTCTGCAGATTTTCATGACAAAGGGCGGGACCGTGTACTACCAGTGGGGCAGCTTCACGATCGAAGAAGAGGGTGTGCGGCAAGCCATCTTTATTTCCTTGCGTTTGGGGCTGCTCGTGCTGATCAGCTCTCTATTGACCCTCACGACCTCTCCGATCGATTTGACGGAAGGGCTCGAACGCTTGCTGGGGCCGTTTGGGCGCATTGGCGTACCCGTGCATGAGATTGCGCTTATGATGTCTATCGCGATCCGCTTTATTCCGACGCTCATGGAGGAGACGGACAAGATCATCAAGGCGCAGACAGCCAGAGGCGCCGATTTTAGCAGCGGCAACCTCGTGCGACGTGCGAAAAATTTGGTTCCAATCGCGATCCCGCTGTTTATCAGTGCCTTCCGCCGAGCCGAAGAGCTGGCATTGGCCATGGAGGCTCGAGGCTATCGGGGTGGCGTGGGGAGGACGCGGCTGAACAAGCTGGTCTTCTCCTGGAGAGATGGCTGTGTGGCGGCCGCAGGGGTGCTTCTGATGCTGGTGATAGGATGGTGGCGGTCTTGAGAAGGCTCAAATGCGTCGTAGCCTACGACGGGACTGATTTCAGCGGCTTTCAGGTGCAGCCGGACCAAGTGACGGTGCAGGGAGAGATTGAAGCCGCCTTGCAACGGATCACGGGAGAAGAGATTCAGATCGTCGGTTCAGGCCGGACCGATGCCGGCGTGCATGCGCGCGGGCAGGTGATTCACTTCGATACGGCCAGCAGCATTCCCCTGGAAAAATGGGGACTCGTGCTGAACAATCAGCTGCCGGATGCCATTGTCGTCCGGTCGGTAGAGGAAGCCGAATCGACCTTCCATGCCCGTTTTGACGTCCAGATCAAGGAATACCGCTATTGTATCGACAACAATCCTGTAGCAGACGTCTTTCGCCACCGCTATGCGGATCACGTGCGCTTTCCGCTGGATGTGGAGGCCATGCAAAGGGCTGCCCGCCATTTGGTTGGGGAGCATGACTTTACGTCCTTTTGCTCCGCCAAGACATACGTGGAAGACAAGGTACGCACCGTCTACGATTTGAAGGTGGAGCGTGAGGGAAGAGAAGTATGGGTGACGTGCCGAGGCAACGGCTTTTTGTACAACATGGTGCGGATCATTGTGGGAACATTGGTGGAAGTCGGACAAGGCAAGCGACTGCCTGACGAGCTGGTGGACATTCTGGCTGCACGAGATCGGGAAAGGGCCGGAAAGACAGCGCCGGCCAAAGGTCTGACGATGTGGGAAGTCGTCTATTGATCAGGTGAATTTCCAGTTAATAGACCAGACGGAGGCACTTGACTCTGACCCATCTCATGTAGTACGATAATCCTTGGTATTTTAACCCCGCTAGCCCCACTCTAGCCCCGGGATTGAAAGACAAGATCGTGGTATTCATGGAACACCTGGAAGAGTTGCTCACCCGTTACGAAGCAATGATCTTCCATTTGCAAGTTTCGGTTGTATTCGTTAGAAGTAAATGTGAATGTGTAAGGTAAGATACTTAGGAGGGACAAACATGCGTACCACATATATGGCGAAACCGCTCGAAGTTGAGCGTAAATGGTACATCGTTGACGCAGAAGGCCAAACGCTGGGCCGTCTGGCTAGCGAAGTAGCTTCGATCCTGCGCGGCAAACTGAAACCTGAATTTACTCCTCACGTTGATGCTGGCGATTTCGTAATCGTAATCAACGCTGACAAGGTAAAACTGACAGGTAAAAAACTGCAAGACAAAATCTACTACACTCACTCCCTGTATCCAGGTGGTTTGAAAAAGACCACTGCAGGTGACATGCTGAACAAGAAGCCAGAGCGCATGTTCGAGCTGGCTGTAAAAGGCATGCTGCCTAAGAACAGCCTGGGACGTCAAATGTTCACCAAGCTGAAAGTATACGCTGGAACTGAGCATCCGCACGCAGCACAAAAACCAGAAGCTTGGCAAATTCGCGGTTAAGGTAAAGGGAGGAAATATACGTGGCACAAGTACAATACTACGGTACAGGTCGTCGTAAGCACTCCGTAGCACGCGTTCGCCTGGTTCCAGGTGAAGGTCGCATTGTGATCAACAAGCGTGAAATGGACACTTACTTTGGTTTGGAAACACTGAAATTGATCGTAAAACAACCACTCGTTCTGACTGAGACTCTCGGTCGTTACGATGTGCTTGTCAACGTAAACGGCGGCGGAACCACTGGTCAAGCTGGTGCAATCCGTCACGGCGTTGCTCGCGCTCTGCTGAAAGCAGATCCGGAACTGCGCGGCGCTCTGAAACGCGCTGGCTTCCTGACTCGCGACCCTCGTATGAAAGAGCGTAAAAAATACGGCTTGAAAGCAGCTCGTCGCGCACCTCAATTCTCCAAGCGCTAATTGCTGCATCGGAATACAGCCCCTTGTCTGTTCGCAGGCAGGGGGTTTTTCCTTTGTCCCATGGTCATATTTGTCCAGCTTTGTCCATAAGATGGATAAGAGAATGGGACAAAGGGGACGGTGCACGGTGACAAGAAAAGGGATAGGCTGGATATTGGCTTTCGCTTTATTGGTGCTGTTGTTCACCTACGAGACGCCTGATCGCTCCTCCTGGACTGCGTGGTCGCTTCCGCTGGCGGGGACAGTGATCGCCATTGATGCCGGACATGGCGGGAAGGACGGCGGCGCCACATCGGCTTCGGGTGACGTGGTAGAGAAAGACGTGACGCTGGCGATCAGCATGTATTTACGGGACTTTCTGCAACAGTCAGGCGCTTTTGTCATTATGACGAGGGAAGAGGACAAGGATTTGGCTTCGCCTGAGGCGGATGCCAAGCGCAAACGAAAGTCAGAGGATATACGCAATCGGGTCAAGCTGGTCAACGATAGTGCGCCGGACTTTCTCATCAGCATTCACGTCAACTCGATCCCGTCACAGAAATGGTCGGGGGCCCAAACATTTTACTCGCCGACATTCAAGAAGAGTGAAGAGATGGCATATCTCATCCAGGATGAGATCAAACGTGTCATCGGCAATACCAAGCGGGTGCCGAGCAAGACAAACAGCGTCTTTCTCATTCGCGAGGTAACGGCCCCTGCAGTCTTGGTGGAGGTCGGATTTGTGAGCAATACGGATGAGGCAAAAAGACTGCAGTCTGTCGATTACCAGAAAGCGATGGCCAATGCGATTTACCAGGGAATACTTCGCCAGTACGCCGGTGAAAAGGTACCAGTTACACCTTGAGCAGTCGGGTTTTGTGTCGGTCAGGAGCGAATGTGCTATAATGAACGCGCGAACATAAAAGCTCCAGGGCAATCATGGAAAAGATTATAGATGAGGTGAACAAGATGTTGACCAAAGAACGAGTTCTCGAAGCGCTGCGCGATGTAAAGGATCCCGAAATCAACCGCAGTCTGGTCGAACTGAATATGATTCGTGACATCCGGATCGAGGGAAGCACCGTGAGTCTGACGGTGGTCCTGACGATCACAGGCTGTCCGCTGAAAGCCAAGATTGAAGACGACGTCATCGCCGCCGTACGCGCACTGGGTGCCGAGGAAGTTCACCTGCAGTTCGGTGCCATGACGGACGAAGAGCGTGCGGCTCTCAGCGCTCAGCTCCGCGGAAACGGGGGGCAGACTCATAATATGGCACCCGGACAAGCACCTCTGCTCAACCCGATCCTGGACAAAGGCTCGAAGACCACCTTTATCGCGGTCACATCCGGAAAAGGCGGAGTAGGGAAGTCGACGGTGACCGTCAATCTGGCTGTCTCATTAGCGCGTATGGGTAAAAAGGTCGGGATCATCGATGCCGATATTTACGGCTTTAGCGTGCCGGATATGATGAACATCGAGCAACGTCCAACAGTCATCGGGGAGACGATTTTGCCTGTCGAGAAGATGAACGTGAAGGTTATGTCGATGGGCTTCTTCGTTGAGGACAATTCGCCGATTATTTGGCGCGGACCGATGCTGGGCAAGATGCTGCGCAATTTCTTCTCGGAAGTTCACTGGGGAGAAGATCTGGATTATCTGCTGCTGGACTTGCCTCCGGGAACAGGAGACATGGCGCTGGACGTTCATACGATGATTCCGCAAAGCTTGGAGATCGTCGTAACCACTCCTCATGCGACAGCAGCGTTTGTAGCGGCACGTGCCGGGGCAATGGCCAAGCGCACGGGTCACGAAATTCTCGGCGTCGTGGAGAACATGGCCTGGTATGAAGCCAAAGATGGTTCGAAGGAATACGTGTTTGGCCGTGGCGGCGGGGCCAAGCTTGCCGAGACGCTGGCCAGCGAGCTGTTGGCGCAGATCCCGCTCGGCCAGCCGGAAAATCATCCATCCGAGCCGGATTACACACCATCGATTTATCGCGAAAACTCGCCGATTGGACAAATCTATATGGACATGGCCAAACGCGTGGCTGAAAAATGCGAAGCGGCCATTCGGGAATAGGCAATGGGCAAAAAAGGTGGGCTCTCCAGAAAAGAGCTCACCTTTTTTGTATCCCACAGGCTGATTGCCTGCCACGGGCCGTGGGACGGAATCCGCAGCGCAATCCCTGGCAGTTTCCCAGACCGTATCGGCTGTTTTCTTAATGAGAGCTGCTGCCGCTGCCACCGCCGCCACCGCTCGCTCCTCCGGTTTTGCCTCCGCCCTTTTCCTTTCCTTTTTTCCCTTTCGTTTTCATTTCCTTTGGCTTGGTCATTTCTTCCTGGGCTTTGGTCATGAGCTTCATCATTTCTTCCTGGAACATCGGGCTTTGCAAGGACTCTTTCATGATTTGCATGGTTTGTTGACGGTACGCCGAGCTTTTCATGAGATCCAGCAAATTTTTCTCGAACTCGGGGTCCTTCATAAGGGTGACAAGGTCCTTTTGGTATTCCGGGTCTTTCATGAGATCTTTCATCAGATCCTTTTGTTCCGTTTTCATGGATTTCGCCAACGTGCTGGCGAATTTCGGATCTTTGAAGGCTTCTTTAATATGTGTGCTGTTCGGATTGGTTAAGCTTTGGATTAAGGTAGTCCGGACGGTCGAATCATCCACCATGATTTTTTGTTTAAAGCTTTCATCTTTCATCATTTTTTCCATTGATGACTTTGCTTCGTCCGTCTGCAAAATGTCCAGCACCATGTCTTTTACGCTTTTGTAATCAGGCTGAGACGAGCCTTGCGCTTGTCCGCCGCTTGAGCATGCAGTCACAACCAGACAGACGATCGAAATCAGTCCAATGGTCATTGACTTTTTTCTCATGGGGTGGACACCTCCTTCTTTACTCTGCCTATAAGTAACGTGCGCATTTTGTTTTGTTCTTACGCTAGTATTTTCTTGCAGGCATTGATACAATCATATTCGATGTGGATGGGAGGGAATGTTTGGTGAGTCTGCGTAAGTATGGCTGGCTATTTTTCACCACCCTGCTGCTTGGCGGCTTGGGCGGTGTCTTGGTCGCCTTCATTTTTGACCTGGCAAAATTGCTGGAGGGGAGCGCCGGCAACTTTTTTGTAGGTACGCTGATGTACATGCTGTACGGCATGACCATCAGTATCGTGGCCCAAATGGGTTTTTTTGCGTATATGACCATTAATTATTTCGCAAAAACGATTTTTAAATCTCCTTCTCTGTGGAAAAGCGTGCAAATGTTTTTAGTTATTTTCGCTTTTTTTGACATGATATATTTGCGCTACACGGCACTGGGAGAGGGCGGTTCGATCGGGCCGTATTTCATTGAACCGATGATTCTGCTGATCATTGCAGTGGTGACTGCCTTTGGAAAATCGCGGTTGACCAACAGCACTGCTTGGATTCCTACGCTGTTCTTCATGTTTGTCGTTACGGCACTCGAATGGATACCGGCACTCAAACAAAATGATGTTCATTCGACGTTGTCCATGCTGGTTCCATTATTGTTTTGCAACGTCTGGCAAGTCATGCAATTGCATCGTCTGGTAAAAAGAGAGAGCTGACCCAAAGAGGTCAGCTTTTTTGGTACAGGCTAATGGATCTCCTTGCTCTTTACGTCGGTTCCTGCAATCAGCTCGGACACGGTGACAAATTCGTAGCCTTGCTGGCGAAGTTTGTCGATGATGACTGGGAGGGCCAGATGGGTTTCCTTGCACGAGTCACTGGCGTGCATCAAAACGATATCACCAGGGTGGGCTTTGGATAGGACATTTTGGATGATCGTCTCGGGCCCCGGATTCATCCAGTCCTTGGAATCGGTATCCCACTGGATGACGGAGTAACCCATATCGCTGGCGATTTGCAGGACGCGTTTGTCGAAGTCGCCATTTGGCATGCGGATCAGATTGGGCTTTTTGCCGGTCATCTCGGTGAGAATGGTGTCTGCTTTGCCGATTTGGGAGCGGATTTCTTCGTCCGTGTATTTGCTGTAGTTATCGTGCTTGTGACCGTGAGAGCCGATTTCGAAGCCGTCCTCCTTGATCCGTTTGACGATGTCGGGATGACGTTGACTCCAGGGGGAAGAGAGAAAGATAGTGGCTTTCGTTACGTTTTTTTGCTTCAAAATATCCAAAATGGGAACGGTGCGCGTCTCCCCCCAGCTGATATCGAAAGTCAGAGCGATTTTTTTCTCCTTGGTGTCTACCTTGTAAATCGCTTGGGGCGCCTGATTGGAGCCAGAAAAGGCCGCGATTGAATCGCGTTCCGCGTATCCGATCCCCGCCGCCAATAGTATGGCAGTGACAATGATCAAAATTTGCTTCAAGCGTTGCGGGCTTATGACGTAGATCCGTCTCATGGAAAAGCACCTCCTTTGTCCGATAACAGTTTATGCTACTTAGACAAGGATATTCTTTGGCCTGTTGGCTATTGTTGAGGTACAATGCATATAGTGAAGTACCAGGCTGTAAAAGGAGCGTGCTCATGAAAAATCATTTGCGACGTTTATGGGTGGACAATAGAGGGTATTTTTTGGCCGCTTGTTTGCTGTTTCTGGGCGGCGGTTTGATTGGATATTTTCAGGCACCCGCTGTTGAGTCGATGGTCAACGAGCTCTTGGGTCAGTTGAAGGAAATTGCAAATCGGATTAACGAAAGCGGGGGCAGCGTCTTCGCGACATTTTGGACCATATTCTCCAACAACGTCGTGAGTGCGCTGATGATGATGGCACTCGGGCTGTTTTTTGCATTCTTTCCCATTATTGGATTGGTGGCAAACGGGATCCTGCTTGGATTCATCCTCACCAAAGCTACAGGGGTGAGCCCATGGATGATGCTTGGCGCCGGCATTTTGCCGCATGGCATCTTCGAATTGCCGGCAGTCCTGTTCGCTGCAGGGATTGGCATTCGTCTGGGCGTGCTAAGTTTTCGGTCGGTGGGGGTGCTGATTCAGCCCCACAAGGCCGATCGTTTGAAAAATGACTGGTACGATACCCTGAAGCAATTTCCAGCCGCTGTATTGACCGTAATTGCGCTGCTCTTCGTGGCAGCGATCGTAGAAAGCTCAATTACGCCGCTGATTCTCCACGGAATCATCGGAGATCAGATGAAGCTGAATCTGATGAAATAAAATATGTTGTAAGAAAAGCAAGCTAATTGAAGCCTTCCTAAACGGAGGGCTTTTGTTTTTGAATAGGGTTGAATTCCGTTGGAAAGGATAGAGGGAGATTCGTAAGGCGGAGGTCGATT
Proteins encoded:
- a CDS encoding adenylate kinase; its protein translation is MNIILMGLPGAGKGTQAERIVEEFDIPHISTGDMFRAAVKNETPLGLEAKSYMDKGLLVPDEVVIGIVRERLSMDDCEKGFLLDGFPRTVPQAEALTATVKELGREIDHVININVRRELLIERLTGRWICPVCGASYHTMFNPPKEAGVCDKDGGKLYQRDDDKPEVVAQRLDVNIAQTQPLIDYYSAQGLLRDINGEQDIQVVFAEIKSLLRG
- the infA gene encoding translation initiation factor IF-1, with the translated sequence MAKDDVIEVEGTVIEPLPNAMFRVELENGHKILAHVSGKIRMHFIRILPGDKVTVELSPYDLTRGRITYRYK
- the rplQ gene encoding 50S ribosomal protein L17, producing the protein MAYRKLGRRSDARKALFRDLVTDLIINERIETTEMKAKELRPIAEKMITLAKRGDLHARRQVAAFVRKEVANAEGRDAVQKLFDELAPRFKERNGGYTRILKAGPRRGDAAPMAYIEFV
- the rpmJ gene encoding 50S ribosomal protein L36; the encoded protein is MKVRPSVKPICEKCKVIRRKGNVMVICENPKHKQKQG
- a CDS encoding energy-coupling factor transporter ATPase produces the protein MNEESLLAFRDVSFSYDGDEGQRVPVLKSVDLTFEKGSFVSVLGHNGSGKSTLAKLMNALLLPEDGVVLVSGFDTKDGEVLWEIRRHVGMVFQNPDNQIVGATVEDDVAFGLENMGVDPQEMRRRIDDALQSVGMEKYLLAQPHRLSGGQKQRVAIAGIMAMRPSVIILDEATAMLDPQGRQEVMLLARRLNQEEGITIINITHFPEEAVYSDRVTVMNAGEVLMEGSPQEVFSQVDRLWAAGLDVPFAVRVRHALAAKGIDLPFVLHQEELVEHVCRLLLTK
- a CDS encoding DNA-directed RNA polymerase subunit alpha encodes the protein MIEIEKPKIEVVEVSDDNSYGKFVVEPLERGYGTTLGNSLRRILLSSLPGAAVRTVQIDGVLHEFSTVEGVVEDVTEIILNIKGLALKIHSDEEKVIEIDAEGEGVVKAGDIRADSDVEVLNPDLHIATLANGGRLHIRMTAGRGRGYVQSDGNKSEDLPIGVIPIDSIYTPIKRVNYQVENTRVGQMTNYDKLTLEVWANGSISPEEAVSLGAKIMTEHLNLFVGLTDEAKDAEIMVEKEEDKKEKVLEMTIEELDLSVRSYNCLKRAGINTVQELTQKTEEDMMKVRNLGRKSLEEVQEKLAELGLSLRSDD
- the rpsK gene encoding 30S ribosomal protein S11 → MAKRKQATATRTRRRDRKNVEVGVAHIRSTFNNTIVTITDPHGNAISWSSAGALGFKGSRKSTPFAAQMAAEAAARVAMEHGMRSCEVSVKGPGAGREAAIRSLQAAGLEVNMIKDVTPIPHNGCRPPKRRRV
- the map gene encoding type I methionyl aminopeptidase, giving the protein MIILKSKAELEVMREAGRIVALTHQELAKAIKPGVTTKQLDEIAETFIRSMGAIPSFKGYGGFPGSICASVNEELVHGIPGKRTLQEGDIISLDIGAQFQGFHGDSAWTYPVGTISTENQNLLRVTEESLYKGLEKAVPGARLSDISHAIQVHAEAAGFTLVREYVGHGIGQNLHEDPQVPNYGPPDRGPRLKPGMVLAIEPMVNAGERYVRTLEDNWTVVTVDRKTCAHFEHTIAITEDGYEIFTRA
- the rpsM gene encoding 30S ribosomal protein S13 gives rise to the protein MARIAGVDLPREKRVEVALTYIFGIGRPTSQKILSATGVDVNTRVRDLTEDEVAKLREYIDKTVKVEGDLRREISLNIKRLMEIGCFRGIRHRRGLPVRGQRTKTNARTRKGPRRTVANKKK